The following proteins are encoded in a genomic region of Deinococcus proteolyticus MRP:
- the cobT gene encoding nicotinate-nucleotide--dimethylbenzimidazole phosphoribosyltransferase has protein sequence MNPLYPLLSRIVPADRAAMARAQARQAQLTKPAGALGDLETLSVRLAGVFGSEQPAPQGAAVLVAAGDHGVAQDSVSAYPPEVTPAMVMNFLTETRAGPGGAAVNVLARTLGARVYVMDAGVDAELPTHPALHRAALYQGEQRRGTRNLRFEAAMSPEETYALILAGAALARRAIEDGADFIVPGEMGIGNTTPAAAITARLLGLDAAEVTGRGTGVDDERLAHKVGVVREALGRSPVTDPIAVLAEFGGFEIAAMLGMMLETAAQRRVIVLDGFVEGSAALVGTALCPQMGDYLFPAGHCAERGHAVQLAHLGLKPMFDLGLRLGEGSGGVLALPLLRAAAATLREMQTFEEAGVPG, from the coding sequence ATGAATCCACTGTACCCTTTACTTAGCCGCATTGTTCCTGCCGACCGGGCTGCCATGGCCCGTGCTCAGGCCCGCCAGGCCCAGCTCACCAAACCGGCCGGCGCCCTGGGCGACTTGGAAACCCTGTCGGTGCGGCTGGCCGGCGTGTTCGGCAGCGAGCAGCCAGCGCCGCAGGGGGCCGCCGTGTTGGTGGCGGCTGGGGACCACGGCGTGGCCCAGGACAGCGTCAGCGCCTACCCGCCCGAGGTCACCCCGGCGATGGTGATGAATTTCCTCACCGAGACCCGCGCCGGTCCGGGGGGCGCCGCTGTTAATGTGCTGGCCCGCACCCTGGGCGCCAGGGTGTACGTGATGGACGCTGGAGTAGACGCCGAGCTGCCCACCCACCCGGCCCTACACCGCGCGGCCCTGTACCAGGGCGAGCAGCGGCGCGGCACGCGCAACCTGCGCTTTGAAGCGGCCATGTCTCCCGAGGAAACCTACGCGCTGATTCTGGCCGGCGCCGCGCTGGCCCGCCGGGCGATTGAGGACGGCGCCGACTTTATCGTGCCGGGCGAGATGGGGATCGGGAACACCACCCCCGCTGCGGCCATCACGGCCCGGCTGCTGGGCCTGGACGCCGCCGAGGTGACCGGCCGCGGCACCGGGGTGGATGACGAGCGGCTGGCCCATAAGGTCGGCGTGGTCCGCGAGGCGCTCGGCCGCAGCCCGGTGACGGACCCCATCGCCGTGCTGGCCGAGTTCGGCGGCTTCGAGATTGCCGCCATGCTGGGCATGATGCTGGAAACGGCCGCTCAGCGCCGGGTCATCGTGCTGGACGGCTTCGTGGAGGGCAGTGCCGCCCTGGTGGGCACCGCGCTTTGCCCGCAGATGGGCGATTACCTGTTCCCGGCCGGCCACTGCGCCGAGCGTGGGCACGCCGTGCAGCTGGCCCACCTGGGCCTGAAACCCATGTTCGACCTGGGCTTGCGTCTGGGCGAAGGCAGCGGCGGAGTGCTGGCCCTGCCCCTGCTGCGGGCAGCGGCAGCCACCCTGCGTGAGATGCAGACTTTCGAGGAAGCGGGGGTGCCGGGCTGA
- a CDS encoding DUF2171 domain-containing protein — protein sequence MSMTNTTHRDLITKHMPVFCAEGNNHGLVDHLDGDYIKLVKDEQGQHHWLPLSAVDHVDEYVHLNLSHAEVAQQWLTEDPHPQHRD from the coding sequence ATGAGCATGACCAACACCACCCACCGCGATCTGATTACCAAGCACATGCCTGTCTTCTGCGCCGAGGGAAACAACCACGGCCTGGTAGACCACCTGGACGGCGACTACATCAAGCTGGTCAAGGACGAGCAGGGCCAGCACCACTGGCTGCCGCTCAGCGCCGTGGACCACGTGGACGAGTACGTTCACCTGAACCTCAGCCACGCCGAGGTGGCCCAGCAGTGGCTGACCGAAGACCCCCATCCGCAGCACCGCGACTGA
- a CDS encoding DUF421 domain-containing protein — protein MSADIQPFDWHRMFIGEMTPLFMLEIVFRTVVIFAWLLLLLRLSGQRSLTQLGPLELAIVIALGSAAGDPMFYADVPLLHGMLALALVVGMQHVISVLIVRSETVETLLQGIPLEMVRSGVLNLENMRRANLSQEDVFEYLRREGVRQLGEVQRAYLEQNGTFSVFKHPPGEAPPGLQVVPPWDLEPPRPLTGANAGPLVCASCGSPVDEKGDTACLCGGQETVPAVVDPLLHAS, from the coding sequence GTGAGTGCTGACATTCAGCCGTTTGACTGGCACCGCATGTTCATCGGGGAGATGACCCCGCTTTTCATGCTGGAAATCGTGTTCCGCACGGTGGTCATTTTTGCTTGGCTGCTGCTGCTGCTGCGGCTGTCGGGTCAGCGCAGCTTGACGCAGCTGGGCCCGCTGGAGCTGGCGATCGTGATCGCGCTGGGTTCGGCTGCCGGTGATCCGATGTTTTACGCGGATGTTCCTCTGCTGCACGGCATGCTGGCCCTGGCTCTGGTGGTGGGAATGCAGCATGTGATTTCAGTTTTGATTGTCCGCAGTGAGACGGTAGAAACCCTGCTGCAGGGTATCCCGCTGGAAATGGTACGCAGCGGCGTGCTGAACCTGGAGAACATGCGCCGTGCCAACCTTAGCCAGGAGGACGTGTTCGAGTACCTGCGCCGTGAGGGCGTGCGCCAGCTGGGAGAGGTGCAGCGCGCTTATCTGGAGCAGAACGGGACATTTAGCGTGTTCAAGCATCCTCCCGGTGAGGCGCCCCCAGGTCTGCAGGTGGTGCCGCCCTGGGACTTGGAACCTCCCCGGCCGCTGACAGGTGCGAATGCTGGCCCGCTGGTGTGTGCTTCCTGTGGGTCTCCGGTGGATGAGAAGGGCGATACGGCTTGCTTATGTGGAGGCCAAGAGACGGTTCCTGCTGTTGTTGACCCTTTGCTGCATGCTTCCTGA
- a CDS encoding ABC transporter substrate-binding protein yields MNAIKPLRENLYRFALCQLALLSLGAGAQAAPLTIQHDEGTAQIDATPERLLVMDEEALGWVYALNLEDRVVGLGSSYLTPEMLDGGKVKADVLERGFFGHGRLKSPTYVGSWTAPNLETVTALAPDLTVRLTWDGNENYKQLSAVSPTLGYKEGGPDFWKRAVTDLGRIFGREERAAAVVKLPDNVNRYNRAALEAAGVLERFPKVVVVAPFAGGSNWVYSSTRLIDDLRALGFKDGIQLSKTTLGVGAEVSEEALLGLDKQTLVVVFPPGGEYNGAAEFMASAVGQQLKDQTVLYEPEEFSPYSGPLTQARNSSLVTKAILEEF; encoded by the coding sequence ATGAATGCCATCAAACCCCTGCGAGAGAACCTTTACCGCTTCGCCCTGTGCCAGCTGGCCCTGCTCAGCCTGGGGGCCGGCGCCCAGGCGGCGCCACTGACCATCCAGCACGATGAGGGCACCGCCCAGATAGATGCAACCCCCGAGCGGCTGCTTGTGATGGACGAGGAAGCCCTGGGCTGGGTGTACGCCCTGAACCTGGAGGACCGGGTGGTGGGCCTGGGCAGTTCTTACCTCACCCCCGAGATGCTGGACGGCGGCAAGGTCAAGGCAGACGTGCTGGAGCGCGGCTTTTTCGGACACGGCCGTCTGAAATCGCCCACCTACGTGGGCAGCTGGACCGCCCCCAACCTGGAGACGGTCACGGCCCTGGCCCCCGACCTGACCGTGCGGCTGACCTGGGACGGCAACGAGAATTACAAGCAGCTGAGCGCCGTCTCCCCCACCCTGGGCTACAAGGAGGGCGGCCCCGACTTCTGGAAGCGGGCCGTGACTGACCTGGGACGGATTTTCGGGCGCGAGGAGCGGGCCGCCGCCGTCGTGAAGCTGCCGGACAACGTGAACCGCTACAACCGCGCCGCGCTGGAAGCGGCCGGGGTCTTGGAGCGCTTTCCCAAAGTCGTGGTGGTGGCCCCATTTGCCGGCGGGTCCAACTGGGTGTACAGCAGCACCCGCCTGATTGATGACCTGCGGGCGCTGGGCTTCAAAGACGGTATCCAGCTGAGCAAGACTACGCTGGGCGTAGGCGCCGAGGTGAGCGAGGAAGCCCTGCTCGGCCTGGACAAGCAGACGCTGGTGGTGGTCTTCCCGCCCGGCGGCGAATACAACGGTGCGGCCGAGTTCATGGCGAGCGCGGTAGGCCAGCAGCTGAAAGACCAGACGGTGCTGTACGAACCCGAGGAGTTCAGCCCCTATTCCGGCCCACTGACCCAGGCCCGCAACTCCAGCCTGGTGACCAAAGCTATTCTGGAGGAGTTTTAA
- a CDS encoding adenosylcobinamide-GDP ribazoletransferase, translated as MAFLTAVPLPPVDVRPGDFARASAYYPLAGYLVGGLAALALWLTGPLPDGVGAALTLGVWLGLTGWLHFDGLVDSADALLATKTPAQRLDILKDVHVGAFGLGSGVLYLLTFWSLLAAGLPLYAPLAAAVTARALVLLPMNLYPAARAESLGARSREGRMLPALLLAAPLVLLDGVWAGALLALALMLLMARWAAGRLGGGISGDVYGLLIGVGELGVLLGLLSALTWAAG; from the coding sequence GTGGCTTTCCTGACCGCCGTGCCGCTGCCCCCGGTGGACGTGCGCCCCGGCGACTTTGCCCGTGCCAGCGCCTACTACCCGCTGGCCGGGTATCTGGTGGGTGGGCTGGCGGCGTTGGCGCTCTGGCTGACCGGGCCGCTGCCGGATGGGGTGGGGGCAGCCCTCACCCTGGGAGTGTGGCTGGGCCTGACCGGCTGGCTCCATTTCGACGGTCTGGTGGACAGCGCTGACGCCCTGCTGGCGACCAAAACTCCGGCCCAGCGCCTGGATATCCTGAAGGACGTGCATGTGGGGGCGTTCGGCCTGGGCAGCGGTGTGCTGTACCTGCTCACGTTCTGGAGTCTGCTGGCGGCCGGGCTACCGCTCTACGCTCCGCTGGCCGCTGCCGTCACCGCGCGGGCGCTGGTGCTGCTGCCCATGAACCTGTACCCGGCTGCCCGCGCCGAATCGTTGGGGGCCCGCTCCCGCGAGGGCCGCATGCTGCCTGCCCTGTTGCTGGCGGCTCCGCTGGTTCTGCTGGACGGTGTCTGGGCCGGTGCCCTGCTGGCGCTGGCGCTGATGCTGCTGATGGCCCGCTGGGCGGCAGGCCGCCTGGGCGGGGGCATCAGCGGCGATGTCTACGGTCTATTGATCGGTGTGGGCGAACTGGGCGTGCTGCTGGGGCTGCTCTCGGCTCTGACCTGGGCAGCTGGCTGA
- the moaA gene encoding GTP 3',8-cyclase MoaA: MITDQFGRPLRDLRISVTDRCNLRCTYCMPAEVFGPDYAFLPQSELLSFEEIERVSRVMVGLGVQKLRLTGGEPLLRRELPMLVAQLARIEGVQDLAMTTNGLLLPRFAAELKAAGLQRVTVSLDALDAETFGQMNGLGVSPEKVLAGIDAALSAGLGVKLNTVVKRGANDAGLAEFWRELRGKATVRFIEFMDVGNHNGWDLGHVLPSAEVLERLAGEDLTFTPLPPRHPGEVASRFASQDGYEVGLISSVTAPFCGDCSRLRLSATGSLYTCLFAGEGYDLKTPLRAGENDAQLHDRVAGLWRARRDRYSEERGEQTAGRPRIEMSFIGG; this comes from the coding sequence TTGATTACTGACCAGTTCGGCCGCCCCTTACGCGACCTGCGGATTTCGGTCACCGACCGCTGCAACCTGCGCTGCACCTACTGCATGCCGGCCGAGGTGTTTGGTCCCGACTACGCCTTTTTGCCCCAGAGCGAGCTGCTGTCCTTCGAGGAAATCGAGCGGGTCAGTCGCGTCATGGTGGGCCTGGGCGTGCAGAAACTGCGGCTGACCGGCGGCGAACCGCTGCTGCGGCGCGAATTGCCGATGCTGGTGGCGCAGCTGGCGCGGATTGAAGGCGTCCAGGACCTCGCCATGACCACCAACGGTCTGCTGTTGCCCCGCTTCGCTGCTGAGTTGAAGGCGGCGGGGCTGCAGCGCGTCACGGTCAGTCTGGACGCGCTGGACGCCGAAACGTTTGGACAGATGAACGGCCTGGGGGTGTCGCCCGAGAAGGTGCTGGCCGGTATCGACGCGGCCCTGAGCGCCGGCCTGGGCGTCAAGCTGAATACGGTGGTCAAGCGCGGCGCCAACGACGCTGGCCTGGCCGAGTTCTGGCGTGAGCTGCGCGGTAAGGCCACGGTCCGCTTTATCGAATTCATGGATGTGGGCAACCACAACGGCTGGGACCTGGGCCATGTGCTGCCGTCCGCCGAGGTGCTAGAGCGCCTGGCCGGTGAAGACCTTACCTTTACGCCGCTGCCGCCGCGCCATCCCGGCGAGGTGGCCAGCCGGTTCGCGTCTCAGGATGGGTATGAAGTGGGCCTGATTTCCAGTGTGACGGCCCCCTTCTGTGGCGACTGTTCCCGGCTGCGCCTCTCTGCAACCGGCAGCCTCTATACCTGTCTGTTTGCAGGCGAGGGGTATGACCTCAAGACCCCTCTGCGGGCCGGCGAGAATGATGCCCAGCTGCATGACCGCGTCGCTGGCCTGTGGCGCGCCCGGCGTGACCGCTACTCGGAGGAACGCGGGGAGCAGACTGCAGGGCGGCCCCGGATTGAGATGAGCTTTATCGGCGGCTGA
- a CDS encoding xanthine dehydrogenase family protein molybdopterin-binding subunit, translating to MTADARTGKAESSVGQDRVRIDGPLKVTGTAPYAFEQPVENPLYLFPLTSTIAKGKIRRIDAAAARAVSGVVDVLTHENAPRLLAKTDAELYLLQSPDVHYFGEYIGAVVAESQEIARHAAGLVRVEYVAEAEDTAFRPGHPGEYNPKKINTGKPADTQQGQLEEGLAQAVVTVDEVYTTPYEHHNPLEMHSITATWDRERLGGVLGVLGERPRLQIYDASQGVSFVRLMLAPLLGLLPQQIEVISPYVGGAFGAKGIPHAQVMLAVLAAKRLPGRPVKYMLTRQQMFRSVGHRLTTHQRFRLGAAADGTLTAIAHDVSQSSSRLKQFAEQTVNATRHLYAAPNRQTTTRMVPLDIGPATFMRAPGEFPGMFAQETALDELAVRLGMDPIELRLRNKPDTDPESGKPHSSHYLNECLLEGARLFGWQERKAPGERQAGEWLYGMGVAAATYPRQMTVPTKASVRFAGGRYVVSIAAADLGTGAWTALTQIAADALQVSQNEIQLQLGHSDLPFAHLAGGSTGTYNWGSAVMVAAVKFRSQYGQTPAEGDEAEGSAYFPDESKKYVLDAYGAHFAEVKVSRVTGEVRVTRMLGVYDGGRIINPRTANSQFIGGMTMGISAALHEESYLDSRPGYGHVVNSDFAGYHIAANADVPDVQARWIEHPDPMFGPTGAKGIGEIGIVGVPAAIGNAIYNATGKRLRELPFTPDKLVE from the coding sequence ATGACGGCCGACGCGAGGACCGGCAAGGCAGAAAGCAGCGTCGGCCAGGACCGGGTCCGCATCGACGGCCCACTGAAAGTGACTGGCACCGCGCCTTACGCCTTCGAGCAGCCAGTGGAGAACCCGCTCTACCTGTTCCCGCTGACCTCCACCATCGCCAAGGGCAAAATCCGCCGCATCGACGCAGCGGCAGCCCGCGCTGTGAGCGGCGTGGTAGACGTGCTGACGCATGAAAACGCGCCCAGGCTGCTCGCCAAGACCGACGCCGAGCTGTACCTGCTGCAGTCGCCCGACGTGCATTATTTCGGCGAGTACATCGGCGCGGTGGTGGCCGAGTCGCAGGAAATCGCCCGCCACGCGGCGGGCCTGGTGCGGGTGGAGTACGTCGCCGAAGCGGAGGACACCGCCTTTCGCCCCGGGCACCCCGGCGAATACAACCCGAAGAAGATCAACACCGGCAAACCCGCCGACACGCAGCAGGGCCAGCTGGAAGAAGGGCTGGCGCAGGCGGTAGTCACGGTGGACGAGGTGTATACCACGCCCTACGAACACCACAACCCGCTGGAAATGCATTCCATCACCGCGACGTGGGACCGTGAGCGGCTCGGAGGCGTGCTGGGGGTGCTGGGCGAGCGGCCCCGCCTGCAGATTTACGACGCTTCGCAGGGCGTGTCGTTCGTGCGGCTGATGCTGGCGCCGCTTCTGGGGCTGCTCCCGCAGCAGATCGAAGTGATTTCGCCCTACGTGGGCGGCGCGTTCGGTGCCAAGGGCATTCCCCACGCGCAGGTCATGCTGGCGGTGCTGGCAGCGAAGCGGCTGCCGGGCCGGCCGGTAAAGTACATGCTGACCCGCCAGCAGATGTTCCGCTCGGTGGGGCACCGCCTGACCACCCATCAGCGCTTCCGGCTGGGTGCAGCGGCGGACGGCACCCTGACCGCCATCGCCCACGACGTCAGCCAGAGCAGCAGCCGGCTCAAGCAGTTCGCCGAGCAGACGGTCAACGCCACCCGCCACCTTTACGCCGCGCCGAACCGGCAGACGACCACGCGGATGGTGCCGCTGGACATCGGCCCCGCTACGTTCATGCGGGCACCCGGCGAGTTTCCGGGCATGTTCGCGCAGGAAACGGCCCTGGATGAGCTGGCGGTGCGGCTGGGGATGGACCCCATCGAGCTGCGGCTGCGCAACAAGCCGGACACCGACCCGGAAAGCGGCAAGCCCCATTCAAGCCATTACCTGAACGAGTGCCTGCTGGAAGGTGCCCGGCTGTTCGGCTGGCAGGAGAGAAAAGCGCCCGGCGAGCGGCAGGCGGGCGAGTGGCTGTACGGCATGGGCGTCGCTGCCGCCACCTACCCGCGCCAGATGACGGTGCCGACAAAGGCCAGCGTGCGCTTCGCGGGCGGGCGCTATGTGGTGAGCATCGCCGCCGCCGACCTCGGCACCGGGGCATGGACGGCACTCACTCAGATTGCCGCCGACGCCCTGCAAGTGAGCCAGAATGAAATTCAGCTGCAGCTGGGGCACAGCGACCTGCCCTTCGCCCACCTGGCCGGCGGCTCCACCGGCACCTACAACTGGGGCAGCGCGGTGATGGTGGCGGCAGTGAAGTTCCGCAGCCAGTATGGGCAGACCCCGGCAGAAGGCGACGAGGCCGAAGGCAGCGCCTACTTCCCGGACGAGTCCAAGAAGTACGTGCTCGATGCCTACGGTGCCCATTTTGCCGAAGTGAAGGTCAGCCGCGTGACCGGCGAAGTGCGCGTGACCCGGATGCTCGGCGTGTACGACGGGGGCCGCATCATCAACCCACGGACCGCCAACTCTCAGTTCATCGGCGGGATGACAATGGGCATCAGTGCCGCGCTGCACGAGGAAAGTTACCTGGACTCGCGGCCCGGCTACGGCCATGTCGTGAACAGTGATTTTGCCGGCTACCACATCGCCGCCAACGCCGACGTGCCGGATGTGCAGGCCCGCTGGATCGAACACCCCGACCCCATGTTCGGCCCAACCGGAGCCAAAGGCATCGGTGAAATCGGCATCGTGGGCGTGCCGGCCGCCATCGGCAACGCGATTTACAACGCGACCGGCAAGCGGCTGCGCGAGTTGCCGTTCACGCCGGACAAGCTGGTGGAGTAG
- a CDS encoding FAD binding domain-containing protein yields MKPFTFERAQSVADALDKLPPQGAYLAGGTNLVDHLRLGIREVSALVDVSRLDLTEIAPLPDGGLRVGALVKNSDMAAHPLIRQRYPMLAEAILAGASGQIRNMATTGGNLLQRTRCVYFQDLTAPCNKREPGTGCSAIHGFGKYNALLGTSEHCVAVHPSDMCIPLAALDAAVVVEGKGGARRIPFGDFHRLPGDTPHLDTNLQAGELITAVELPPLPVAAHSTYRKVRERASYAFALVSVAAALRVEGGHIQDIRLAFGGTAHKPWRADKAEAALKGKPATAENFRAAVEAELSGASTGPENAFKVPMLRNTAMSVLEELCGGKTAQRRAEQGGEA; encoded by the coding sequence ATGAAACCTTTCACCTTCGAACGGGCACAGAGCGTCGCCGACGCCCTGGATAAATTGCCGCCCCAGGGCGCGTACCTGGCAGGCGGCACCAACCTGGTGGACCACCTGCGCCTGGGCATCCGCGAGGTGTCGGCGCTGGTGGACGTGTCGCGCCTTGACCTGACCGAAATCGCCCCGCTGCCGGACGGCGGCCTGCGCGTCGGCGCACTGGTGAAAAACAGCGACATGGCCGCGCATCCGCTCATCCGGCAGCGGTATCCGATGCTGGCCGAGGCGATTCTGGCCGGCGCCTCCGGGCAGATTCGGAACATGGCGACCACCGGCGGGAACCTGCTGCAGCGCACCCGCTGCGTGTACTTTCAGGACCTCACGGCGCCGTGCAACAAGCGGGAACCCGGCACGGGCTGCTCGGCCATCCACGGCTTTGGGAAATACAACGCCCTGCTGGGCACCTCCGAGCACTGCGTGGCGGTTCACCCGTCCGACATGTGCATTCCCCTGGCCGCACTGGACGCCGCCGTCGTTGTGGAGGGCAAAGGGGGCGCGCGCCGCATTCCCTTTGGCGACTTCCACCGGCTGCCGGGCGACACGCCGCACCTCGACACCAACTTGCAAGCAGGCGAGCTGATTACGGCGGTGGAGCTTCCCCCGCTGCCCGTCGCCGCGCACTCCACCTACCGCAAGGTACGCGAGCGGGCGTCCTACGCTTTCGCGCTGGTGTCGGTGGCAGCCGCGCTGCGGGTAGAAGGCGGCCATATTCAGGACATCCGGCTGGCCTTCGGAGGGACCGCGCACAAACCCTGGCGGGCAGACAAAGCCGAGGCTGCCCTGAAAGGGAAGCCCGCCACCGCCGAGAATTTCCGCGCCGCGGTCGAAGCTGAACTGTCGGGCGCCAGCACCGGCCCGGAGAACGCCTTCAAGGTGCCGATGCTCCGCAATACGGCAATGTCGGTGCTGGAGGAACTATGCGGCGGCAAGACGGCCCAGCGCCGCGCCGAGCAGGGAGGCGAGGCATGA
- the cobU gene encoding bifunctional adenosylcobinamide kinase/adenosylcobinamide-phosphate guanylyltransferase codes for MSELVFVTGGARSGKSSFAERLAAGRGGPVTYLATAQAFDGEMRERIARHRVDRPAGWSTVEEPLDVPAALAAAAPGTVLLDCLSLWVSNLMLAGWSDGAVLDAAARLLTAARQREGLTVLVTNEVGFGIVPENALARRYRDLLGWVNQRCAAESDQAWLLVSGLPLALKGEVGGKSPASSAGR; via the coding sequence GTGAGCGAACTGGTTTTCGTGACCGGCGGCGCCCGCAGCGGCAAAAGCTCCTTTGCCGAGCGGCTGGCGGCGGGGCGCGGCGGACCTGTCACCTATCTCGCCACCGCCCAGGCGTTCGACGGCGAGATGAGGGAACGCATCGCCCGGCACCGTGTGGACCGCCCGGCGGGGTGGTCCACGGTGGAAGAACCGCTGGACGTCCCCGCCGCTCTCGCTGCGGCCGCGCCCGGTACGGTGCTGCTGGACTGCCTCAGCCTCTGGGTCAGCAACCTGATGCTGGCCGGCTGGTCCGATGGGGCCGTGCTGGATGCCGCCGCCCGCCTGCTGACCGCCGCCCGCCAGCGCGAAGGCCTCACCGTGCTAGTCACCAATGAGGTGGGGTTCGGCATCGTGCCGGAGAACGCCCTGGCGCGGCGCTACCGCGACCTGCTGGGCTGGGTCAACCAGCGCTGCGCCGCCGAGAGCGACCAGGCCTGGCTGCTGGTCAGCGGGCTGCCGCTGGCCCTGAAAGGAGAGGTGGGAGGGAAGAGCCCAGCTTCCTCCGCCGGGCGATGA
- a CDS encoding CoA transferase, which yields MSTLTPLPSPLAGFHAVSLAINLPGPAAAHLLTQQGLAVTKVEPPGGDLLSWAAPELYRQLAQGQETVVLNLRTPEGQAEFQRRLLCADLLITSQRPAALARLGVSQETLHALNPQLCWVAIVGDTDVPEVPGHDLTYQLQAGLLSPPAMPRTLLADLAGAQDAARAALGLLLGRERGQAQRCARVGLKQAAGFFAAPLDAGMTVGGGLLSGAHPQYRLYPVQGGWAGVAALEPHFAARLRDLLGAGAGALEEQELATWLAGLSVDECNRLAEEHDLPVHAVQLDTGQVAGTAQ from the coding sequence TTGTCTACTCTCACGCCCCTGCCCAGCCCGCTGGCCGGGTTCCATGCGGTCAGTCTCGCCATCAACCTGCCGGGGCCGGCGGCCGCGCATCTGCTGACCCAGCAGGGTCTGGCTGTGACCAAAGTGGAGCCGCCGGGCGGGGATTTGCTGTCCTGGGCGGCCCCGGAGCTGTACCGGCAGCTGGCCCAGGGGCAGGAGACCGTGGTCCTGAACCTGCGCACACCGGAAGGACAAGCAGAATTCCAGCGCCGGCTCCTCTGCGCCGACCTGCTGATTACCAGCCAGCGGCCGGCGGCCCTGGCGCGGCTGGGCGTGAGCCAGGAGACGCTGCACGCCCTGAACCCGCAGCTGTGCTGGGTCGCCATCGTGGGCGATACGGACGTGCCGGAGGTGCCAGGCCACGACCTGACCTACCAGCTGCAGGCCGGGCTGCTGTCGCCACCGGCCATGCCGCGCACCCTGCTGGCCGACCTGGCCGGTGCCCAGGACGCTGCCCGCGCCGCGCTGGGGCTGCTGCTGGGGCGTGAGCGGGGCCAGGCCCAGCGCTGCGCCCGCGTGGGGCTCAAGCAGGCAGCCGGGTTCTTCGCCGCGCCGCTGGACGCTGGCATGACCGTGGGCGGGGGCCTGCTTTCAGGCGCCCACCCGCAGTACCGGCTCTACCCGGTTCAGGGCGGCTGGGCTGGGGTGGCGGCGCTGGAACCGCATTTCGCCGCCCGGCTGCGGGACCTGCTGGGTGCCGGTGCCGGGGCATTGGAAGAACAGGAACTGGCCACGTGGCTGGCCGGCCTGAGCGTAGACGAGTGCAACCGGCTGGCCGAGGAACATGACCTGCCGGTACATGCGGTGCAGCTGGACACTGGACAGGTGGCCGGCACCGCGCAGTGA
- a CDS encoding aldehyde dehydrogenase iron-sulfur subunit: MQDDTTSPPQPQALTTPVQLTVNGMSYRLDLDPRASVLDTLRDRLGVMSVKKGCDHGQCGACTVLADGKRVLSCLCLAASYDGADLVTAEGLGSVQKLHPMQQAFLDHDGFQCGYCTPGQICSAVGMLDELAQGMPSHVTPDVRAAAQLSDAEIRERMSGNLCRCGAYVNIVSAIKEVGEAMQAQATPPAPAGAEVRG, encoded by the coding sequence ATGCAAGACGACACCACCTCACCGCCGCAGCCACAGGCGCTCACCACTCCGGTACAGCTGACCGTCAACGGCATGTCCTACCGCCTCGACCTCGACCCCCGCGCCTCGGTGCTGGACACCCTGCGCGACCGCCTCGGCGTGATGTCCGTCAAGAAAGGCTGCGACCACGGGCAGTGCGGAGCCTGCACGGTGCTTGCTGACGGCAAGCGCGTGCTGTCGTGCCTGTGCCTCGCCGCGTCCTACGACGGCGCCGACCTCGTGACTGCCGAGGGCTTGGGCAGCGTGCAGAAGCTTCACCCCATGCAGCAGGCCTTCCTCGACCACGACGGCTTTCAGTGCGGGTACTGCACGCCGGGGCAAATCTGCTCGGCGGTGGGGATGCTGGACGAACTCGCGCAGGGAATGCCCAGCCACGTCACGCCGGACGTGCGGGCAGCGGCGCAACTTAGCGACGCCGAAATCCGCGAGCGCATGAGCGGGAACCTGTGCCGCTGCGGAGCGTATGTGAACATCGTCTCGGCCATCAAGGAGGTCGGGGAGGCCATGCAGGCACAGGCCACGCCCCCGGCCCCGGCCGGCGCGGAGGTCAGGGGATGA